In Vibrio echinoideorum, the following proteins share a genomic window:
- a CDS encoding urea transporter — protein MQKNKDILPLQGLVNGIGQVYFTPSIMTSLLLFLAISIESLALAFLTLLGASCSYALAFYIFTFINTNKPADDIDIDSGMYALNGALIGLFIGNFFGVTPLLTLVTILGALLTVPIASVVFSFKKYRGYTSAFVITSWLIYATQSIFDLSAFSTSNSTLMPIISFETNSWFNLPSVVTLWLKGISQVSFIENALSGLVILIAIALNNLKHATWVVLAVIMSTIFSKMIGASNELVAQGLYGYNAILATLALVLYPRIPWALILLGMLLSCLITLGFHELSLLPLTAPFILSTWIIVYLATHFKKRAKDE, from the coding sequence ATGCAGAAGAATAAGGACATTCTCCCACTTCAAGGCTTGGTCAATGGTATTGGGCAAGTCTATTTCACACCGTCTATCATGACGTCACTTCTGTTGTTTCTTGCTATCTCTATTGAATCACTTGCACTGGCTTTCCTTACCCTGCTTGGCGCCAGTTGCAGCTATGCATTGGCCTTCTATATCTTTACCTTTATCAACACCAACAAACCAGCTGACGATATTGATATTGATAGTGGTATGTATGCGCTAAATGGGGCTTTAATTGGTTTATTTATCGGGAACTTCTTTGGTGTCACACCATTGTTGACTCTAGTGACAATATTAGGTGCATTACTTACCGTACCCATTGCCAGTGTGGTATTTAGCTTTAAGAAGTATCGCGGTTACACCAGTGCCTTTGTTATTACGTCTTGGCTTATTTATGCGACCCAATCAATCTTCGACCTGTCGGCATTTTCTACATCCAACTCCACACTGATGCCAATAATCAGTTTTGAGACAAACTCGTGGTTCAACCTGCCGTCAGTAGTGACCCTATGGCTAAAAGGGATAAGCCAAGTCAGCTTCATCGAAAATGCGTTGTCAGGGCTCGTTATCTTAATCGCCATCGCGCTTAACAACCTAAAGCATGCCACTTGGGTTGTGCTAGCAGTAATAATGAGCACCATTTTTAGTAAGATGATTGGTGCTTCTAACGAACTGGTAGCCCAAGGTCTTTATGGGTACAACGCCATCCTTGCAACTCTTGCGCTTGTACTGTATCCACGAATCCCATGGGCCTTAATCCTATTAGGAATGCTTCTAAGTTGTCTCATCACGCTCGGCTTTCATGAGTTGTCACTACTGCCGCTGACAGCTCCTTTTATCCTCAGTACCTGGATTATCGTTTACCTAGCCACTCACTTTAAAAAGCGAGCCAAAGACGAATGA
- the codB gene encoding cytosine permease — MAADNNYSLGPVPTSARKGVASLTMVMLGLTFFSASMWTGGSLGTGLSFNDFFLAVLIGNLILGIYTSCLGYIGSSTGLSTHLLARFSFGTKGSWLPSALLGGTQIGWFGVGVAMFAIPVQKATGIDTNTLIIVSGLLMTGTVYFGIKALMVLSAIAVPAIAILGGYSVLTAVDSVGGLEQLQLIEPETPMDFSMALAMVVGSFVSAGTLTADFVRFGKKPASAVLITMVAFFIGNSLMFIFGAAGAAATGHADISDVMIAQGLLLPAIIVLGLNIWTTNENALYASGLGLSNITGRSSTTMSIINGIVGTIFALWLYNNFVGWLTFLSLAIPPIGGVIIADFFANRKRYKDFAKAEFQTVNWAGIIAVATGVAAGHFLPGIVPLNAVFGGAISYLVLNPLLNKNALKSQAA, encoded by the coding sequence ATGGCTGCTGATAATAACTACAGTCTAGGGCCGGTTCCTACATCGGCGAGAAAAGGAGTCGCTTCACTGACCATGGTAATGCTTGGACTCACTTTCTTCTCTGCAAGTATGTGGACAGGTGGTTCACTCGGGACTGGTCTTTCATTCAACGACTTCTTCCTCGCCGTTCTCATCGGTAACCTAATTCTTGGTATTTACACTTCTTGTCTTGGCTACATCGGCTCTTCTACTGGCCTCTCTACTCACCTCCTCGCTCGTTTCTCATTCGGTACTAAAGGCTCATGGCTTCCTTCAGCTCTACTTGGTGGCACACAAATCGGTTGGTTTGGTGTGGGCGTCGCTATGTTTGCCATTCCGGTACAAAAAGCGACAGGGATTGATACCAACACCTTGATCATTGTGTCAGGGCTGTTAATGACGGGTACGGTGTACTTCGGTATTAAAGCGCTCATGGTGCTTTCAGCGATTGCCGTTCCTGCGATTGCGATTCTGGGTGGTTATTCCGTGTTAACAGCCGTTGACAGTGTTGGTGGTTTGGAACAGTTGCAGCTGATTGAACCAGAAACACCAATGGACTTCTCTATGGCGCTAGCAATGGTTGTGGGTTCATTCGTCAGTGCGGGTACGTTAACTGCCGATTTCGTTCGTTTTGGTAAAAAACCAGCGAGCGCCGTGTTAATCACAATGGTCGCGTTCTTTATTGGTAACTCACTGATGTTTATCTTTGGTGCTGCAGGTGCAGCGGCAACTGGTCATGCTGACATTTCAGATGTCATGATCGCACAAGGTCTTCTGCTTCCAGCCATCATCGTTCTAGGCTTGAACATCTGGACAACCAATGAAAACGCACTTTATGCGTCAGGTCTTGGTTTATCCAACATCACTGGCCGCTCAAGTACTACAATGTCTATCATCAACGGCATCGTGGGTACGATTTTCGCGCTTTGGCTGTACAACAACTTCGTCGGTTGGTTAACCTTCCTTTCGCTGGCAATTCCACCCATTGGTGGGGTAATCATCGCCGACTTCTTTGCGAACCGTAAACGTTACAAAGATTTTGCAAAAGCAGAGTTCCAAACCGTTAACTGGGCTGGCATTATCGCGGTAGCAACAGGCGTTGCCGCTGGTCACTTCCTTCCTGGCATCGTTCCTTTGAATGCCGTGTTTGGTGGTGCGATCAGTTACCTCGTGCTTAACCCTCTATTGAATAAAAACGCTCTGAAATCTCAGGCCGCTTAA
- a CDS encoding HlyD family secretion protein produces MLEGLAIWALFIYLLRLVGMPWNKGTKAFAYLGGTSWLMFVWVGLINFTPMDLSGGSVVQSPHIQLRPDSTAVTGKTTKVHISPNQDVVEGQLLYEIDDTKYVIARDKASVQLESTEVALDTARQEVSIAKISYQSALEDIKTSIAQIESAKTDLVLQSKTLDRYQKQNSVVEHTITETDIDQQTAKVDLATHNVTTLESQLSKKEVDAESAKLNIHKAETNVSKKQTEVDSSKATLAQAQWDLNSTKVTAPTDGFVTNFILREGQRVSMMPRIQMYTEEKYVLMRVNHQAIRNIKVGQPAEFATAVYPGKIFSATVEGIVEATGEAQASLLGIDEQVRVTTGRNLQNKHHFVRLRIDEAEDYDIPVGSVGLAWVSGEKPISFMAFLDVIRGIIIRMKSQLYFFYSI; encoded by the coding sequence ATGTTAGAAGGCTTAGCTATTTGGGCACTGTTCATTTACTTACTGAGATTGGTAGGTATGCCTTGGAACAAAGGTACCAAAGCGTTTGCTTATCTAGGGGGCACGTCTTGGTTAATGTTTGTTTGGGTTGGATTAATCAACTTCACTCCTATGGATCTCTCGGGTGGTTCAGTTGTTCAATCTCCGCATATTCAATTACGTCCAGACTCAACAGCAGTCACAGGGAAAACCACCAAGGTTCACATCAGCCCAAACCAAGATGTGGTTGAAGGGCAACTTCTTTACGAAATTGATGACACCAAGTATGTGATTGCGAGAGACAAAGCAAGCGTTCAACTTGAATCAACGGAAGTCGCTTTAGACACTGCTCGCCAAGAAGTCAGCATTGCTAAAATTAGCTATCAGTCGGCGCTTGAAGACATTAAAACTTCTATTGCACAGATAGAGTCAGCAAAGACGGACTTAGTACTGCAATCTAAGACTCTCGATCGTTACCAGAAACAAAATAGTGTCGTAGAACATACGATTACTGAAACTGACATCGACCAACAAACAGCGAAGGTAGACTTAGCGACTCACAATGTCACCACGCTGGAATCTCAACTCAGTAAAAAAGAAGTCGATGCCGAGAGCGCGAAATTAAACATCCACAAAGCTGAAACCAACGTTAGCAAGAAACAAACAGAGGTCGATTCTTCCAAGGCAACACTGGCGCAAGCACAATGGGACCTTAACAGCACCAAAGTAACAGCGCCGACCGATGGCTTTGTGACGAACTTTATCCTTCGTGAGGGTCAACGAGTCTCAATGATGCCTCGTATCCAGATGTATACCGAAGAAAAGTACGTGTTGATGCGAGTCAATCACCAAGCAATTCGTAATATTAAAGTGGGCCAGCCCGCAGAATTTGCTACTGCGGTATACCCAGGAAAAATATTCTCAGCAACCGTTGAAGGCATTGTTGAAGCAACAGGTGAAGCACAAGCTAGCTTATTAGGTATTGATGAACAGGTTCGTGTAACCACAGGTCGAAACCTTCAGAACAAGCATCACTTTGTTCGCTTAAGAATTGACGAAGCGGAAGACTACGATATTCCTGTCGGCTCTGTTGGACTAGCTTGGGTCAGCGGTGAGAAGCCAATTAGCTTTATGGCATTCCTAGACGTAATACGAGGAATCATCATTCGAATGAAGTCTCAATTGTACTTCTTCTACTCCATCTAA
- a CDS encoding MFS transporter produces the protein MSLVSVPFVGTGADTALHVVAGVVLIATIAAACYGFWRVHELPINKAHSKEHQQLGLITALTWIGFIWHWVWVLAVILAFVDMEKAIINLRDTWKSPTKSDVQPEQSDKNEENQVC, from the coding sequence ATGAGTTTAGTAAGTGTCCCATTTGTCGGAACCGGCGCCGATACCGCTCTACACGTCGTAGCAGGCGTTGTATTGATCGCAACTATCGCTGCTGCATGTTATGGGTTCTGGCGTGTGCATGAATTACCAATCAATAAAGCTCATAGCAAAGAGCACCAACAACTCGGCTTAATCACCGCATTAACTTGGATTGGTTTTATATGGCACTGGGTATGGGTACTTGCCGTTATCTTGGCCTTTGTCGATATGGAAAAAGCCATCATTAACCTAAGAGACACATGGAAATCACCCACTAAATCTGACGTTCAACCAGAACAAAGTGATAAAAATGAGGAGAACCAAGTATGTTAG
- a CDS encoding LysR family transcriptional regulator → MLGNINLNLLRSLHVLLEECHVSRSAQRLHITQSAVSRQLAQLRDLCGDPLLVRDGNKLVPTNRALLLKSKLDDLLGEFDHLLDDKPFEPQDWQGELVLSSSDYVAQYILPVIVSEVSKEAPNINLAFRLWQPNYLEALNELGIHLASSMFPQKPEHVSSIKLGEDKSVCLMRKSHPLAQQSILSAEDIVKYSHIKVTGGGDKDSYADIALKKQSLKRRVALQVPFFSSAGTVLMQDDYLMIVPEHIAYNLGRHLDTTYFSLPFDTEMHTYWLMWHPKYDNDSAHKWAREKAFQAMQKSSYNISMI, encoded by the coding sequence TTGCTCGGGAATATTAATTTAAATTTGCTGCGTTCTCTGCATGTGCTTCTTGAAGAATGTCATGTAAGCCGATCTGCTCAGCGCTTGCATATCACGCAATCGGCGGTGAGCCGTCAATTAGCTCAGCTTAGGGATTTATGTGGCGATCCTTTGCTTGTTCGTGATGGCAACAAACTGGTTCCTACCAACCGTGCTCTGTTGCTTAAAAGCAAGCTCGATGACTTGTTGGGCGAGTTCGACCATCTATTGGATGATAAACCCTTTGAACCACAAGACTGGCAGGGTGAATTGGTGTTGTCTTCCAGCGATTATGTTGCTCAGTATATCCTTCCTGTCATTGTCTCTGAAGTCTCCAAAGAAGCCCCGAATATTAATTTAGCTTTCCGTTTGTGGCAGCCCAATTATCTTGAAGCACTGAACGAGTTGGGTATTCACTTAGCTTCCAGCATGTTTCCCCAAAAGCCAGAGCACGTATCGAGTATTAAGCTTGGTGAAGATAAATCGGTATGCTTGATGCGCAAATCTCACCCATTAGCTCAGCAATCGATTTTGAGTGCAGAAGACATCGTTAAGTACTCACACATTAAAGTGACGGGTGGGGGAGATAAAGACAGCTACGCGGACATTGCATTAAAGAAACAAAGTCTCAAGCGCAGAGTTGCTTTGCAGGTTCCGTTTTTCTCGTCGGCAGGCACGGTGTTGATGCAAGACGATTATTTAATGATTGTGCCTGAACATATCGCTTATAACTTGGGGCGACACCTCGATACTACTTACTTTTCTTTGCCGTTTGATACTGAAATGCATACCTATTGGTTAATGTGGCACCCCAAGTATGACAATGACTCTGCACACAAATGGGCGCGAGAAAAGGCATTCCAAGCCATGCAAAAGTCGAGTTACAATATCAGTATGATTTAA
- a CDS encoding AraC family transcriptional regulator, whose product MSNCNFLRALGILGIYRYAVTNPMVNADSLGIPKSVFNNSMNLIPVSEVDKWFGLLELQTNDPDIILKLADRVDIERLGPLTNWFFSGHDLASTIRRVNIGLHCLQSGAFLYGAQVGTMIKWCYDNPAYSETGKVHDSIRVAIFIMKILRRYLGDDFKPVAVSIAGRRENVDLYHEYFGCTIQWGQPRTEVWIPSESRLSINQSPSNSKTNLAMNFHDLDNYLNMPDAEDEHKVTYEMINYSRHFGLPTLHKVSSLLGLSEQQFQRKLHKAGVNFSTIMGYALSNVVVELLMYSVPIDEIAKRLGYTNVASFNRMFKKHRGLTPKQYIERFDSEC is encoded by the coding sequence ATGAGTAATTGTAACTTCTTAAGAGCGTTAGGGATTTTGGGAATCTATCGGTACGCCGTGACGAATCCTATGGTTAATGCGGACAGTTTGGGTATTCCGAAGTCTGTATTTAATAATTCAATGAACCTTATTCCAGTTAGTGAAGTCGACAAATGGTTTGGCTTGTTGGAATTACAAACCAATGATCCGGATATCATTTTGAAATTGGCTGATCGAGTTGATATTGAAAGGTTAGGCCCGTTAACTAATTGGTTTTTTTCTGGGCATGATCTTGCTTCGACGATCCGTAGAGTCAACATCGGACTTCATTGTTTGCAGTCGGGTGCTTTCTTATACGGCGCGCAGGTAGGGACAATGATTAAATGGTGCTACGACAACCCTGCGTACTCAGAAACGGGTAAAGTGCATGACTCGATAAGAGTCGCAATTTTCATTATGAAGATTTTACGTCGATATTTAGGTGATGATTTTAAACCCGTAGCGGTTTCAATTGCAGGTCGTCGAGAGAACGTTGACCTCTACCATGAATATTTCGGCTGTACGATTCAATGGGGGCAGCCTCGCACAGAAGTTTGGATCCCTAGTGAGTCGAGGTTATCCATCAATCAATCACCATCGAATAGTAAAACAAATCTCGCGATGAACTTTCATGACTTGGATAACTATCTCAACATGCCCGACGCAGAGGACGAGCACAAGGTGACCTACGAGATGATTAATTACAGCCGTCATTTCGGGTTGCCAACTCTACATAAAGTCTCCAGCTTGCTAGGATTGTCGGAGCAGCAATTCCAACGAAAACTGCATAAAGCTGGCGTTAATTTCTCAACAATTATGGGTTATGCGTTGAGTAATGTTGTCGTTGAATTGTTGATGTATTCAGTACCGATAGATGAAATTGCGAAGAGGTTAGGTTACACCAACGTCGCGAGCTTCAATCGAATGTTTAAAAAACACCGAGGCTTAACGCCAAAGCAATATATTGAGCGTTTTGATAGTGAGTGCTGA
- a CDS encoding pyridoxamine 5'-phosphate oxidase family protein, producing the protein MLSNTKRTTIKKGAHKAVFEQEKLHKIIDESLIAHIALQGEQGPMVIPMLAWRVGDIVYIHGAKNSRLLKGLKKGEPTCLTFTLFDGWVLARSAFHHSAHYRSAVVFGSFSVIDDNQEKDRLLNIFIEQIAPGRTDEVRLSNEKELTATELLAIPLTEASVKIGKHGVNDDKTDMDTPVWAGVLPYRTVVGPLETVPEQEGLVDKPDYQAAYGERWYQN; encoded by the coding sequence ATGTTATCTAACACGAAAAGAACCACGATTAAAAAAGGGGCTCATAAGGCCGTATTTGAACAAGAGAAGCTGCATAAAATCATCGACGAGAGCTTAATCGCACACATCGCATTACAAGGTGAACAAGGTCCGATGGTTATCCCAATGCTCGCATGGCGAGTGGGCGACATAGTCTATATCCATGGCGCTAAAAACAGCCGATTATTGAAAGGCCTAAAAAAGGGAGAGCCAACCTGCCTAACATTCACTTTGTTTGATGGATGGGTGTTGGCTCGCTCTGCATTTCATCATAGTGCGCACTACCGTTCAGCGGTGGTATTCGGGTCTTTCTCTGTAATTGATGACAACCAAGAAAAAGATCGCTTATTGAACATCTTCATTGAGCAAATAGCACCGGGCAGAACCGATGAAGTCAGGCTCAGTAATGAGAAAGAGCTCACCGCGACCGAACTATTAGCGATACCGTTAACAGAAGCCTCCGTCAAAATTGGTAAGCATGGGGTTAATGATGATAAAACCGACATGGATACCCCTGTTTGGGCAGGCGTATTGCCTTATCGCACCGTTGTTGGGCCATTAGAGACGGTTCCAGAACAGGAAGGTCTTGTCGATAAACCTGACTACCAAGCAGCCTATGGCGAACGTTGGTATCAGAATTAG
- a CDS encoding Lrp/AsnC family transcriptional regulator yields the protein MDKFDRQILDILKINARCSVSDIARDVSLSRSAVNARIKKLENDKVITGYCAQIAEPDQPKNVCAYITLKFDLSSSDHSCESYAKRIQSIDGVQWCHSISGETDMMLYVEVESMERLNQVRDQLQSYSDLRHLMTHTVLTEFFNKQNSQGHPC from the coding sequence ATGGATAAATTTGATCGCCAAATTTTAGATATCCTCAAAATTAACGCTCGATGCTCGGTGAGCGATATTGCTAGAGATGTGAGCCTTTCTCGCTCTGCAGTCAATGCCAGAATCAAGAAATTAGAAAACGATAAGGTGATTACAGGATACTGCGCGCAGATAGCAGAACCTGATCAGCCTAAGAATGTGTGCGCTTATATTACATTGAAGTTTGATCTATCGAGCAGTGACCATAGTTGTGAGTCTTACGCGAAACGTATCCAGAGTATTGATGGTGTCCAGTGGTGCCATTCAATCAGTGGAGAGACTGATATGATGTTGTACGTTGAAGTGGAGAGCATGGAGCGTTTGAATCAAGTCCGCGATCAATTGCAAAGCTACTCAGACCTACGTCACCTCATGACGCATACAGTTTTGACTGAGTTTTTTAACAAACAGAATTCGCAAGGTCATCCATGTTAG
- the yjeH gene encoding L-methionine/branched-chain amino acid transporter: MTQLKQEITLISGIGQLSTTLLGTGLFMIPAIAAGIAGQLSLLAWLILFIAICPIALTFAALGKRYPNAGGTAYFVRQAFNERLETSVAWLFVSVVPVGIPAAIALAGGFAQQLLPAPLDTPLGAQFFTVALLIVVNLMGSKSSGRLQTIIALSIFALVSAFVWKADITPADIQIPAITSDSIWSIGAALAVMFWCFVGIEAFAHMGEEFKNPQRDFPIAIIAGCFVAGIVYWACSVVIIKVGAYGSPEFDATSIPWVTEQLFGNGFKTVISVLGFFACFASLNLYTQSLSRMVWAQARQHRPESRMAKLNSHGVPLYPTLAIGFIALISCVIGELSDLDLEFFLKLANGIFVLVYLLAMLAACRLLTGVSRYTAMVSLVICTLVFICLSWSMLYAVIVFVTLSLPWRKWLGKPTVSIDKL; the protein is encoded by the coding sequence ATGACGCAACTCAAACAAGAGATCACGTTGATCTCAGGAATCGGACAACTCTCGACCACTTTGTTAGGTACCGGGTTATTCATGATTCCAGCTATCGCAGCAGGAATCGCAGGGCAGTTATCACTGTTAGCTTGGTTAATTCTGTTTATCGCCATTTGTCCAATCGCCCTAACCTTTGCAGCATTGGGAAAGCGTTACCCCAATGCAGGTGGCACAGCGTATTTTGTTCGCCAGGCTTTCAACGAGCGATTAGAAACCAGCGTGGCGTGGTTATTCGTGAGTGTTGTTCCTGTAGGAATCCCAGCCGCAATTGCCTTAGCCGGAGGTTTCGCTCAACAGTTATTACCTGCGCCACTCGATACGCCTCTTGGAGCTCAATTCTTTACCGTTGCACTGCTTATTGTGGTTAACCTTATGGGCAGTAAGTCATCTGGCCGACTCCAAACTATTATTGCACTCTCGATCTTTGCGTTGGTCAGTGCTTTCGTTTGGAAAGCAGACATTACACCGGCCGACATCCAGATTCCAGCCATCACATCAGATTCAATATGGTCAATTGGAGCGGCGCTTGCGGTGATGTTTTGGTGCTTTGTAGGGATAGAAGCCTTTGCTCACATGGGGGAAGAATTTAAAAATCCACAACGTGATTTTCCAATCGCGATCATTGCAGGGTGTTTTGTTGCGGGTATCGTCTACTGGGCGTGCTCAGTGGTGATCATCAAAGTGGGCGCTTATGGCTCTCCTGAATTTGACGCAACTTCAATACCATGGGTGACCGAGCAACTGTTTGGAAATGGATTTAAAACGGTGATCAGTGTCCTAGGATTCTTTGCATGTTTTGCAAGCCTAAACCTTTACACTCAAAGCTTGTCTCGTATGGTTTGGGCTCAGGCTCGTCAACACAGGCCTGAAAGTCGAATGGCAAAGCTTAACAGCCATGGCGTACCTCTTTACCCAACCTTAGCCATTGGCTTTATTGCGCTTATCTCGTGCGTAATTGGCGAACTATCTGATTTGGATCTGGAGTTCTTTCTCAAGCTCGCTAACGGTATTTTTGTTTTAGTTTATCTGCTCGCAATGTTAGCGGCTTGCCGATTACTCACTGGCGTTTCTAGATACACAGCGATGGTTTCATTGGTTATCTGTACTTTGGTGTTTATCTGCTTAAGTTGGTCGATGCTTTATGCTGTCATTGTTTTTGTGACATTGTCACTCCCTTGGCGTAAATGGTTGGGTAAGCCGACGGTTTCTATCGACAAGTTGTAA
- a CDS encoding cytosine deaminase: MTTLLIKNAKLQDQDGLKKILIENGQFSRILDNDAPINHQGEILDAEGGIAVSPFCEPHIHLDTTQTAGEPNWNISGTLFEGIERWAERKELLTIEDVKSRAKQTLKWQIANGVQHVRTHVDVSDPTLVALKAMVEVREEMKEWVDIQIVAFPQEGILSYPNGKELLEEAVKIGADVIGAIPHFEFTREYGVESLHYVFELARKYDCLIDVHCDEIDDEQSRFVETLAALAHKFEMGEKVTASHTTAMGSYNGAYASRLFRLLKMSGINFVANPLVNIHLQGRFDDYPKRRGVTRVKEMLAANINVCFGHDDVFDPWYPLGTANMLQVLHMGLHVTQVMGYDQINNSLDLISTNSARTLNIQDNYGIEEGKPGSLLILPADNGFDAVRRQVPVQYSVRHGKVIAETQPARTKINLDQIEDINFKR; the protein is encoded by the coding sequence ATGACAACCTTATTAATCAAGAACGCGAAGCTTCAAGACCAAGATGGCTTGAAAAAAATCCTGATTGAAAATGGTCAATTTTCTCGCATTCTCGATAATGACGCGCCAATCAATCATCAAGGTGAGATCCTTGATGCTGAAGGTGGCATTGCAGTTTCTCCTTTCTGTGAACCGCATATTCACCTAGATACTACGCAAACGGCGGGTGAACCTAATTGGAACATCTCTGGTACTTTGTTTGAAGGTATTGAGCGTTGGGCTGAGCGTAAAGAACTGCTAACGATTGAAGACGTAAAATCTCGTGCGAAACAAACACTAAAATGGCAGATTGCCAACGGCGTTCAGCACGTACGTACTCACGTCGACGTGTCTGACCCAACATTAGTCGCTTTAAAAGCGATGGTTGAAGTTCGCGAAGAGATGAAAGAGTGGGTCGATATCCAGATCGTTGCATTTCCTCAAGAAGGCATTCTTTCATACCCTAATGGTAAAGAATTACTTGAAGAAGCAGTGAAGATCGGCGCTGACGTTATCGGTGCTATCCCTCACTTCGAATTCACTCGTGAGTATGGTGTTGAATCTCTGCATTATGTATTCGAGCTTGCTCGCAAGTACGACTGCTTAATCGATGTTCACTGTGATGAAATCGATGATGAGCAATCTCGTTTCGTTGAAACACTTGCAGCTTTAGCTCATAAATTTGAAATGGGTGAGAAGGTAACCGCGAGCCATACCACGGCTATGGGTTCGTACAACGGTGCTTATGCATCTCGCCTATTCCGTCTATTAAAGATGTCTGGTATCAACTTCGTTGCAAACCCTTTAGTGAACATTCACTTACAAGGTCGCTTCGACGATTACCCGAAACGTCGCGGCGTGACTCGTGTTAAAGAAATGCTGGCGGCTAATATCAATGTTTGTTTTGGCCACGATGATGTGTTTGACCCATGGTATCCATTGGGTACCGCAAATATGCTTCAAGTTCTGCACATGGGGCTACACGTAACACAGGTTATGGGTTACGACCAAATCAACAACTCACTTGATTTAATCAGCACAAACTCTGCTCGTACATTGAATATCCAAGACAACTACGGCATTGAAGAAGGTAAGCCTGGTAGCTTGTTGATTCTTCCTGCTGACAATGGTTTTGATGCTGTCCGCCGCCAAGTACCTGTGCAGTATTCTGTACGTCACGGTAAGGTGATCGCTGAGACTCAACCAGCGAGAACAAAAATTAATTTGGATCAAATAGAAGATATCAACTTCAAGCGTTAA
- a CDS encoding LysE family translocator gives MTVTIWFSLLAICLLGAMSPGPSLAMIAKHSLAGGRMNGLIAAWSHAAGIGIYAFATIVGLAVLLEQSPMLFKGISLAGAAYLLYLGVNALRSKGGVAAKLEAGEQMSYMQSAREAFLISILSPKIALFFIALFSQFVALGNELTNQVIIVSTPLIVDGLWYTFITLVLSSPLIVERIRSKAQLIDRLSGVVLILLAVRVVWMI, from the coding sequence ATGACAGTAACAATTTGGTTTTCTTTATTAGCGATCTGCTTATTGGGTGCGATGTCTCCAGGCCCAAGCTTGGCAATGATTGCTAAACATAGTTTGGCTGGTGGTCGCATGAATGGGCTTATCGCAGCTTGGTCACACGCTGCTGGCATTGGCATTTATGCGTTCGCAACGATTGTCGGTTTAGCGGTGTTACTTGAACAATCTCCGATGTTATTTAAGGGAATCAGCTTAGCGGGTGCCGCGTATTTACTTTATCTTGGCGTGAATGCGCTACGTTCGAAAGGTGGCGTTGCAGCGAAACTGGAAGCGGGTGAACAGATGAGCTATATGCAGTCTGCTCGTGAGGCTTTCTTGATCTCTATCTTGAGTCCAAAGATCGCGCTGTTTTTTATTGCTTTGTTTAGCCAGTTCGTAGCTTTAGGTAATGAACTCACCAATCAAGTTATTATTGTTTCAACACCACTGATTGTTGATGGCCTTTGGTATACCTTTATCACACTGGTGTTATCTAGTCCGCTTATCGTAGAGCGTATTCGCTCGAAAGCGCAGCTTATAGATCGACTTTCAGGTGTGGTTTTGATCCTGCTGGCTGTTCGTGTTGTCTGGATGATATAG